A window from Lytechinus pictus isolate F3 Inbred chromosome 9, Lp3.0, whole genome shotgun sequence encodes these proteins:
- the LOC129267696 gene encoding carbohydrate sulfotransferase 11-like translates to MVILPKNLTCLTWIQSQMRTLSFQFARAQLILQHQETNVCEMKGVTVFVVCFLTSFIFFVWCLSFERKFPDAVSVSLDGEKMIETSVGAWSERQALRQQLLRDECSKNPSLKLNMTHVIHNNRKLLWFYIVDDKYRILYGFICKVGSSHWKSIFLVLKGAFKTVEEIPLGRAHDPSLKKLSQYLPGEIEYRLRNYTTFVFMRDPLARVLSAYRNKLEEHNAPYQKAFGRRIIERYRDNPSKLELETGVGVTFAEFVRFITDKDAKNNLERHWKPVYQMVLPCNMHFDYIGKLETGKKDSENILRYLRIDHLVHLKEPYKNTSNTEEIFTKYYKTITKEYLHRLYEIYAPDFKLFGYSMDEDLIQRKNYLLN, encoded by the exons ATGGTCATCCTGCCGAAgaatttaacatgtttaacgtGGATTCAATCTCAGATGCGAACACTGTCATTTCAATTTGCAAG ggccCAACTTATCCTTCAACATCAGGAAACAAACGTTTGCGAAATGAAAGGTGTCACCGTCTTCGTGGTGTGTTTTCTGACGTCGTTCATCTTTTTTGTCTGGTGCTTATCCTTCGAAAGAAAATTCCCGGATGCAGTATCG GTTTCACTTGATGGCGAAAAGATGATAGAGACATCGGTTGGTGCCTGGTCAGAGAGACAAGCTCTACGACAACAACTTCTGCGGGACGAGTGTAGCAAAAATCCATCACTGAAACTGAACATGACCCACGTCATACACAACAACAGAAAGCTGCTTTGGTTTTATATTGTTGACGATAAGTACCGGATATTATATGGCTTTATCTGTAAAGTGGGTTCTAGTCACTGGAAGAGCATTTTCCTCGTTCTGAAGGGAGCGTTTAAAACTGTCGAGGAAATACCCTTAGGGAGAGCCCACGATCCGAGCTTGAAGAAGCTGAGCCAATACCTCCCCGGGGAGATCGAATACCGTCTGCGGAATTACACCACGTTCGTGTTCATGCGCGATCCCCTTGCGCGCGTCCTATCCGCGTACAGGAACAAACTCGAAGAGCATAACGCGCCGTATCAAAAGGCCTTCGGACGAAGAATTATCGAACGGTACAGGGACAACCCATCCAAGTTGGAACTTGAAACTGGGGTGGGTGTGACGTTCGCGGAATTCGTTCGATTTATTACAGATAAAGATGCAAAGAACAACCTGGAAAGGCATTGGAAGCCCGTGTATCAAATGGTTCTCCCGTGTAACATGCATTTTGACTACATCGGGAAGTTGGAAACTGGGAAAAAAGACTCGGAGAACATCTTAAGATACCTGAGGATCGATCACCTTGTCCACTTAAAAGAACCTTACAAGAACACAAGCAATACCGAGGAAATATTCACCAAGTATTATAAAACGATTACCAAAGAATATCTGCATAGATTGTACGAGATTTACGCTCCCGATTTCAAACTCTTTGGTTACTCCATGGATGAAGATTTAATACAGCGGAAGAATTATCTTCTGAATTGA